TCACAAAATATTCGAAAAGGCCAAAGGGCCTTTTATTGAAAAGATTCAAAATATTACCGGCCGCAGCGTCCTATCGGGCCAAAGCAGCCTGAATTTTGAAACCAGGACCTTTTTGATGACGTTTTTTTTATCGGAATGATTTTTAAGACCGATATTCGGTCCCAACAGAAATTTTAAATCAGGGGAGAGGAAAGGAGACAGAGACATGAGCATTCCGCGAGTAGCCATTTTGATGGGAAGTGAAAGCGACTTAAAAAAAATGCAGCAGGCATCCGTGGTCTTTGATGCCATGGGAGTGGCCTATGAGATGAAGATCTCTTCCGCCCATCGGCTTCCGCAACAGACCGCGGACTACGCCCGGTCGGCAAAAGCGCGCAAAATACAGGTGAGCCGACAAAAAATATTAGACGCATCGGAAAAATTAAACGGCTGAAATAAGGGCGCTGGATTCCCTGGGACGTCCCAAACTGACGGGCTGGTCACTGCCGATAACTGTGGTGGAAGCTCTGGAAAAGGAACCGGCGATGATTCGTAACAAATAACATTAAATAGAATGAAAAGGAAAATGGACATGATAACAACCCCTTTGATGAAAGCAGCAAATCTATCGAACATAAAACCGGCGA
This window of the Desulfobacterales bacterium genome carries:
- a CDS encoding AIR carboxylase family protein; protein product: MSIPRVAILMGSESDLKKMQQASVVFDAMGVAYEMKISSAHRLPQQTADYARSAKARKIQVSRQKILDASEKLNG